A single Calidithermus timidus DSM 17022 DNA region contains:
- a CDS encoding DUF5009 domain-containing protein: MVLPQQPSAQSRPAFRLLALDALRGLTVLLMLLVNNAAIGEATPEQLMHAPFGGVNLADLVFPWFLFCMGASIPYSASSFDRLGLPAWRFYARVFSRSALLFGLGLFLTSSLAHTPVWALDVLQLIALAYFVAAVLHRLASPVGALLLLSGALLLGYWAAIRFVPVPGVGPGIFEEDRNLLLYLNRSYLEPLGLRGLLSVVPTTALALLGAAASQILRSGRERVLPVLGGLEVAAGYAWSLELPFSKTYWTPPYILLSAGLATLLLGGFYLLFDRKGWRFAAWPLTIPGSNALLAYLAPILVKVWILQEWRVGPKTLQQAWLGWLVERWGAVGGGWLYTLGYILAWWLVLAWLYRRRIFLRV, encoded by the coding sequence ATGGTCCTTCCGCAGCAGCCCTCCGCGCAAAGCCGCCCGGCCTTCCGCTTGCTAGCCCTCGACGCCCTGCGCGGCCTGACCGTACTGCTGATGCTGCTGGTCAACAACGCCGCCATCGGCGAGGCCACCCCCGAACAGCTCATGCACGCGCCCTTCGGCGGGGTCAACCTGGCCGACTTGGTCTTCCCCTGGTTCTTGTTCTGCATGGGGGCCTCGATTCCCTATTCAGCCAGTAGCTTCGACCGGTTGGGCCTGCCCGCCTGGCGCTTTTATGCGCGCGTGTTCAGCCGCAGCGCGCTGCTGTTTGGCCTTGGGCTCTTCCTCACCAGCAGCCTGGCCCACACCCCGGTGTGGGCCCTGGACGTGCTCCAGCTCATCGCCCTGGCCTACTTTGTGGCAGCGGTATTGCACCGGCTCGCTTCTCCCGTAGGGGCACTGTTGCTGCTGAGCGGGGCGCTGCTGCTGGGCTACTGGGCCGCCATCCGCTTCGTGCCCGTCCCCGGCGTGGGGCCGGGCATCTTCGAGGAGGACCGCAACCTGCTGCTCTACCTCAACCGCAGCTACCTTGAGCCCCTAGGCCTGCGCGGCCTCCTCTCGGTGGTTCCCACCACGGCTTTGGCCCTCCTTGGCGCGGCAGCGAGCCAGATCCTGCGCTCCGGGAGGGAAAGGGTGTTACCCGTGCTGGGGGGGCTCGAGGTGGCGGCGGGTTACGCCTGGAGCCTCGAGCTCCCCTTCAGCAAAACTTACTGGACCCCACCTTACATCCTGCTCTCGGCGGGGCTGGCCACCTTGCTGCTGGGGGGCTTCTACCTGCTGTTCGACCGCAAGGGCTGGCGCTTTGCCGCCTGGCCCCTGACCATTCCCGGCTCCAACGCCCTGCTGGCTTACCTCGCGCCCATCCTGGTCAAGGTGTGGATCCTCCAGGAGTGGCGGGTGGGCCCAAAAACCCTGCAGCAGGCCTGGCTGGGCTGGCTGGTGGAGCGCTGGGGAGCGGTG